In one window of Methanocorpusculum sp. DNA:
- the cobS gene encoding adenosylcobinamide-GDP ribazoletransferase: MQSLRALLQFTTILPLGKPADFELFAKRSWLYPIAGYVTGFIAAIPALVAWYLGFENSSIIAALTLALAVFISGGNHFDGLLDFGDGLMAHGSREKRIRAMTDRTTGAGALALGIMVVLISYAALSSMTVLQITFAVFIAEVFGKMTMGLFSALGKPFHDGIQKYIYDRSKRRFCIYTILLTLPLFLLPGKMYVGVGLIAALVTFACLLLLARKLFGGVNGDVTGAGNELTRMTVLLVVAIILTSA, translated from the coding sequence ATGCAGTCACTTCGCGCACTCTTACAGTTCACCACTATCCTTCCTTTAGGAAAACCGGCGGACTTTGAATTATTTGCAAAGCGAAGCTGGCTTTATCCAATAGCCGGATACGTAACTGGCTTTATCGCCGCGATACCTGCTCTCGTCGCCTGGTATCTCGGATTTGAAAACTCTTCAATAATCGCCGCTCTCACCCTTGCTTTAGCAGTCTTCATTTCCGGCGGCAACCACTTCGACGGCCTTCTGGATTTCGGTGACGGACTCATGGCACACGGCAGCCGGGAAAAACGGATCCGTGCCATGACCGACCGGACGACCGGCGCCGGGGCACTCGCCCTTGGAATTATGGTCGTTCTTATCTCCTATGCGGCACTCTCATCCATGACCGTTTTGCAGATCACGTTTGCTGTATTCATAGCAGAAGTATTTGGGAAAATGACCATGGGATTATTCTCCGCTCTGGGAAAACCATTCCATGACGGGATCCAGAAATATATCTACGATCGTTCAAAAAGGCGGTTTTGCATCTATACTATCCTCCTTACCCTGCCGCTCTTCTTACTGCCGGGAAAAATGTATGTAGGGGTTGGGCTCATCGCGGCTCTTGTCACGTTCGCATGTCTCCTCCTCCTCGCGCGAAAGCTCTTCGGCGGCGTAAACGGGGATGTGACCGGAGCGGGCAATGAACTCACCCGGATGACCGTTCTTCTGGTCGTCGCAATTATACTAACGTCTGCGTGA
- the tuf gene encoding translation elongation factor EF-1 subunit alpha has product MAAVKPHMNLAVIGHIDHGKSTTVGRILFETGVVAQHVLDGYKKEAESKGKATFEFAWVMDSLKEERERGITIDIAHKKFETPKFNFTVVDCPGHRDFVKNMITGASQADAAIIVVSGTEGPMEQTKEHVFLSKTLGINQIIVAINKMDAVQYSEEKYNEAKDKMTKLIMSVGYKPANTPFIPISAFVGDNIKVASANTPWYKGPTLLAALDLFTMPEMPTDKPLRLPIQDVYTISGVGTVPVGRVETGILKKGQKISFMPANVFGEVKSIEMHHEEFPEALPGDNVGFNVRGIAKNDVRRGDVCGPADVPPTVAEEFTAQVVVLQHPSVLSVGYTPVFHCHTSQTACMFTSLDKKLDPRSGQVKEENPAFLKAGDAAICTITPTRPLVIETAKELPQLGRFAVRDMGMTVAAGLVLSVKPKQMR; this is encoded by the coding sequence ATGGCAGCAGTAAAGCCCCACATGAATCTTGCCGTTATCGGTCACATTGATCACGGTAAGTCAACAACCGTTGGCCGGATTCTCTTTGAGACCGGCGTTGTAGCACAGCACGTTCTTGATGGATACAAGAAAGAAGCAGAATCCAAAGGAAAGGCTACTTTCGAGTTCGCCTGGGTAATGGACTCCCTCAAGGAAGAACGCGAACGTGGTATTACCATCGATATCGCTCATAAGAAATTCGAAACCCCGAAATTCAATTTTACCGTTGTTGACTGTCCAGGTCACCGTGACTTCGTTAAGAACATGATCACCGGTGCATCCCAGGCTGATGCAGCAATCATTGTCGTATCAGGAACTGAAGGTCCGATGGAACAGACCAAAGAACACGTTTTCCTGTCCAAGACTCTTGGTATCAATCAGATCATCGTTGCCATCAACAAGATGGATGCAGTTCAGTACTCCGAAGAGAAGTACAACGAAGCAAAAGACAAGATGACCAAACTCATCATGTCTGTTGGATACAAACCGGCAAACACCCCCTTCATCCCGATCAGTGCATTTGTCGGTGACAACATCAAGGTCGCATCCGCAAACACCCCGTGGTACAAGGGTCCAACACTCCTTGCAGCACTCGATCTGTTCACAATGCCAGAGATGCCAACCGACAAACCGCTCAGACTCCCGATCCAGGATGTCTACACTATTTCCGGTGTCGGAACCGTCCCAGTAGGTCGTGTTGAGACCGGTATCCTCAAGAAAGGACAGAAAATCTCCTTCATGCCGGCAAACGTTTTCGGCGAAGTCAAGTCCATTGAGATGCACCACGAAGAATTCCCAGAAGCACTTCCGGGAGACAACGTTGGATTCAACGTTCGTGGTATCGCAAAGAACGATGTCCGCCGTGGAGATGTCTGCGGTCCGGCCGATGTTCCGCCGACCGTAGCAGAAGAATTCACCGCACAGGTCGTTGTTCTTCAGCACCCGTCCGTCCTCTCAGTTGGATACACTCCGGTGTTCCACTGCCACACCTCACAGACTGCATGTATGTTCACCTCCCTTGACAAAAAGCTGGACCCCCGTTCCGGACAGGTCAAAGAAGAGAACCCGGCATTCCTTAAGGCAGGCGATGCAGCAATTTGTACTATCACTCCGACTCGCCCTCTCGTTATCGAGACTGCAAAGGAACTCCCGCAGCTCGGCAGATTCGCTGTCCGTGATATGGGTATGACCGTTGCAGCAGGACTTGTTCTTAGCGTTAAACCAAAGCAGATGAGATAA
- the rpsJ gene encoding 30S ribosomal protein S10 → MQKARIRLTGTDYEKVETVCTRIREIAERTGVNMAGPIPLPTKRLIVPVRKSPDGEGTATWDRWQMRVHKRLIDLDADERALRQLMRIQVPKDISIEIVLEN, encoded by the coding sequence ATGCAAAAAGCCAGAATACGCCTGACAGGGACTGATTATGAGAAAGTGGAAACGGTATGTACCCGTATCCGTGAGATTGCAGAACGTACCGGTGTAAATATGGCTGGACCTATCCCGCTGCCGACCAAGAGACTTATTGTCCCGGTTCGGAAGTCCCCCGATGGAGAAGGAACGGCAACCTGGGATCGCTGGCAGATGCGAGTGCACAAACGACTCATCGACCTTGATGCCGATGAGCGTGCACTCAGACAGCTTATGCGCATTCAGGTTCCAAAAGATATCAGCATCGAGATCGTTCTCGAGAACTAA
- a CDS encoding flippase activity-associated protein Agl23 has protein sequence MHPFIQNIKSHIRVEHVIFAILILAIILRFAFLDLKLFHHDEAIHAWFSYQLLTTGNYLYDPVYHGPFLYYITASMFAIFGDSDLVGRILPAIAGCALIPLVYWLYRLRYLTGKIAVIAALFLAIAPELVYFSRFLRNDIFVVFFSLLLVVAFLAWLDKGKWYYLALAATAGALGMCSKENMPLILVTFGVFFVYLLWTRKITLPEKWIRDLIIAAVIFFGIICTLYSSFWTHPEMILQAGPLAIEHWIAMHNEQRIAGPPVFYLLMFVLYELPILIFTISGVIQFLRTGKKRSSDKEDEQEEQEHKEPKKKFSFAALFRRPAAPASIDRKREFIRFAVYWTIIACLTYAYIGEKVPWLSLHQLVPMIFVAAFGITFTGKYWKTVLVICAVLLFATTCYVAYTPADIAEPIIQVQNSEDLVPLMAAIDASDKVALATDQAWPFMWYYRGDAWDRFTYYGGLKDASTLLIGDYDIIITHDDESYDSLEGYTKETIRLNYWIDNTGTGEDPGWIAYFFTRAGKIGSYNFDVFTRTAA, from the coding sequence ATGCATCCGTTCATACAAAATATCAAAAGTCATATCCGTGTTGAACACGTGATCTTTGCGATCCTGATTCTCGCGATCATTCTCAGATTCGCTTTCCTGGATCTCAAACTCTTCCATCACGATGAGGCGATCCATGCCTGGTTCTCATATCAGCTTCTGACTACCGGTAATTATCTGTATGACCCAGTGTATCACGGACCCTTCTTATACTATATCACGGCATCCATGTTCGCCATATTCGGGGATTCCGATCTTGTCGGCAGGATCCTTCCGGCGATTGCCGGCTGTGCGCTTATCCCTCTCGTCTATTGGTTATATCGACTTCGGTATCTGACCGGCAAAATTGCCGTGATCGCTGCACTATTCCTTGCGATAGCTCCGGAACTGGTCTACTTCTCCCGGTTTTTGCGCAATGATATCTTCGTAGTTTTCTTCTCTCTTCTTCTGGTCGTTGCTTTCCTCGCATGGCTCGATAAGGGCAAATGGTATTATCTGGCATTGGCGGCTACGGCAGGGGCTCTTGGCATGTGTTCCAAGGAGAATATGCCGCTGATCCTTGTTACCTTCGGCGTATTCTTCGTCTATCTTCTCTGGACCCGGAAGATCACCCTTCCGGAAAAATGGATCCGCGATCTCATCATCGCGGCGGTCATCTTCTTCGGGATCATCTGCACACTGTATTCTTCATTCTGGACCCATCCTGAAATGATCCTGCAGGCAGGTCCCCTTGCTATAGAACACTGGATCGCGATGCACAACGAACAGCGGATCGCCGGGCCACCGGTATTCTATCTCCTGATGTTCGTCCTGTATGAACTGCCGATCCTTATTTTTACCATTTCTGGTGTTATTCAGTTCCTTAGGACCGGAAAGAAGCGGTCTTCTGACAAAGAAGATGAACAGGAGGAACAAGAACACAAAGAACCAAAAAAGAAGTTCTCCTTTGCGGCTTTGTTCCGCCGTCCGGCAGCTCCTGCGTCCATCGACAGAAAGAGAGAGTTCATACGGTTTGCGGTCTACTGGACGATCATCGCCTGCCTGACTTATGCCTACATTGGTGAAAAAGTGCCCTGGCTCTCTCTCCATCAGCTGGTGCCGATGATCTTCGTCGCGGCATTTGGTATCACCTTTACGGGAAAATACTGGAAGACCGTTCTTGTGATATGTGCTGTGCTCCTCTTTGCCACGACCTGTTATGTGGCATACACTCCGGCGGATATTGCCGAGCCGATCATCCAGGTCCAGAACTCAGAAGATCTTGTCCCCCTGATGGCCGCGATCGATGCCTCCGACAAGGTTGCTCTTGCGACGGATCAGGCCTGGCCATTCATGTGGTATTACCGCGGGGATGCCTGGGACAGGTTCACGTATTACGGAGGACTGAAGGACGCTTCGACGCTCCTGATCGGGGACTATGACATCATCATTACTCACGATGATGAAAGTTACGATTCCTTGGAAGGGTACACCAAAGAGACGATCCGGCTGAACTACTGGATCGACAATACGGGCACTGGGGAGGATCCCGGATGGATCGCCTACTTCTTCACCCGTGCGGGTAAGATCGGCAGTTACAACTTCGATGTGTTCACCCGCACCGCTGCCTGA